A genomic region of Micromonospora sp. NBRC 110009 contains the following coding sequences:
- a CDS encoding acyl-CoA carboxylase subunit beta: MTRTAVSADSSTVDHRDPEVRLRALFDAGTLRLATPRDTSGALWARGEIDGTPAIAYATDATKMGGAMGTDGCRHVVDAIDTAVRERVPVLGLWHSGGARLAEGVVALDAVGQVFAAMVRASGRVPQISVVLGPAAGGAAYGPALTDIVVMSGAGRIFVTGPEVVRSVTGEQVDMERLGGPEPHGRRSGVVHVTCKDDEDALAESRRLAALLGRQGRLSPDDVPTGAGDGHDLAARMPAETNRAYDVKPVVKALLDEPGVELHAKWAPNVVTTLGRFAGRTVGVIANNPLRLGGCLDASSAEKAARFVRMCDSLGVPLVVLVDVPGYLPGLGQEWDGVVRRGAKLLHAFAEAVVPRVTLVTRKAYGGAYIAMNSRSLGATAVFAWPDAEVAVMGASAAVNILHRKKLAAAPAEEREALRAQLIEEQIRVAGGVNRALEIGVVDDVIKPEETRRRIAEALAGAPAARGAHGNIPL, translated from the coding sequence GTGACCAGGACCGCCGTGAGCGCGGACAGCTCGACCGTGGACCACCGGGATCCCGAGGTGCGGCTGCGGGCCCTGTTCGACGCCGGCACGCTGCGCCTGGCCACCCCCCGGGACACCTCGGGTGCGCTCTGGGCGCGGGGTGAGATCGACGGTACGCCGGCGATCGCGTACGCCACCGACGCCACGAAGATGGGCGGCGCCATGGGCACCGACGGGTGCCGGCACGTCGTGGACGCGATCGACACCGCGGTCCGCGAGCGGGTGCCGGTGCTCGGCCTCTGGCACTCCGGCGGCGCCCGGCTGGCCGAGGGCGTGGTCGCGCTCGACGCCGTCGGGCAGGTCTTCGCCGCCATGGTCCGGGCCTCCGGCCGGGTACCGCAGATCTCTGTGGTGCTCGGCCCGGCGGCCGGCGGGGCCGCGTACGGGCCGGCGCTGACCGACATCGTGGTGATGAGCGGGGCCGGCCGGATCTTCGTCACCGGCCCCGAGGTGGTCCGCAGCGTCACCGGCGAGCAGGTCGACATGGAGCGCCTCGGCGGCCCCGAGCCGCACGGCCGGCGCTCCGGCGTGGTGCACGTGACCTGCAAGGACGACGAGGACGCGCTGGCCGAGTCGCGCCGGCTCGCCGCGCTCCTCGGCCGGCAGGGCCGGCTGTCCCCCGACGACGTGCCGACCGGCGCGGGCGACGGGCACGACCTGGCCGCCCGGATGCCGGCCGAGACCAACCGGGCGTACGACGTGAAGCCGGTGGTCAAGGCCCTGCTCGACGAGCCGGGCGTGGAGCTGCACGCCAAGTGGGCGCCGAATGTCGTCACCACGCTCGGCCGGTTCGCCGGCCGGACGGTCGGCGTGATCGCCAACAACCCGCTGCGGCTGGGCGGCTGCCTCGACGCGTCCAGCGCCGAGAAGGCGGCCCGCTTCGTGCGGATGTGCGACTCGCTCGGGGTGCCGCTGGTCGTGCTGGTGGACGTCCCCGGTTACCTGCCCGGGCTGGGCCAGGAGTGGGACGGCGTGGTCCGGCGCGGCGCGAAGCTGCTGCACGCCTTCGCCGAGGCGGTGGTGCCGCGGGTGACCCTGGTGACCCGCAAGGCGTACGGCGGGGCGTACATCGCGATGAACTCCCGCTCGCTCGGCGCGACGGCGGTGTTCGCCTGGCCGGACGCGGAGGTCGCGGTGATGGGCGCGAGCGCGGCGGTCAACATCCTGCACCGGAAGAAGCTGGCGGCCGCCCCCGCCGAGGAGCGGGAGGCGCTGCGCGCCCAGCTGATCGAGGAGCAGATCCGGGTCGCCGGTGGCGTCAACCGGGCGCTGGAGATCGGCGTGGTGGACGACGTGATCAAGCCGGAGGAGACCCGGCGGCGGATCGCCGAGGCCCTCGCCGGGGCGCCCGCCGCCCGGGGCGCGCACGGCAACATCCCGCTGTAA
- a CDS encoding acyltransferase domain-containing protein: protein MLAVLSPGQGSQKPGFLTPWLDLPGAEARLRWFSALAGVDLVHLGTEADADEIKDTARTQPLLVAAALLAAEQLPMHDVALVAGHSVGELGAAALGGVLSAEAAVTLAGVRGREMAAACALEPTGMAAVLGGDPDEVLAAIEAHGLYPANRNGAGQVVAAGAVDGLDKLAAEPPAKARVIRLQVAGAFHTPYMAPAEAALAGVAAGITPADPARILLSNLDGSAVNHGRELVQRLVRQVTAPVRWDLCMRTLADLGVTGVLELPPAGTLAGLVKRELKGAGAPEIVTLNTPDDLPAARDLIARHSGLGGHEPVIQFRVVVSPAAGTFTPAEELAEGADLRTGQVIGHIATRQGPVEVTAHASGLLTEWLAHHEDPVAPGQPLARIGGQH from the coding sequence CGGGGTCGACCTGGTCCACCTCGGGACGGAGGCGGACGCCGACGAGATCAAGGACACCGCCCGCACGCAGCCCCTGCTCGTCGCGGCCGCGCTGCTCGCGGCCGAGCAGCTGCCGATGCACGACGTCGCGCTCGTCGCCGGCCACAGCGTCGGTGAGCTGGGCGCGGCCGCCCTCGGCGGGGTGCTGTCCGCGGAGGCGGCGGTGACCCTGGCCGGCGTCCGCGGCCGGGAGATGGCCGCCGCCTGCGCGCTGGAGCCGACCGGGATGGCCGCCGTGCTCGGCGGCGACCCGGACGAGGTGCTCGCCGCGATCGAGGCGCACGGGCTGTACCCGGCCAACCGCAACGGTGCCGGCCAGGTCGTCGCCGCGGGCGCGGTCGACGGGCTGGACAAGCTCGCCGCCGAGCCGCCCGCGAAGGCCCGGGTGATCCGGCTCCAGGTGGCCGGCGCCTTCCACACCCCGTACATGGCCCCGGCCGAGGCCGCCCTGGCCGGCGTCGCCGCCGGCATCACCCCGGCCGACCCGGCCCGGATCCTGCTCTCCAACCTGGACGGCTCGGCGGTCAACCACGGCCGGGAGCTGGTGCAGCGGCTGGTCCGGCAGGTCACCGCGCCGGTGCGCTGGGACCTGTGCATGCGCACCCTGGCCGACCTCGGGGTGACCGGGGTGCTTGAGCTGCCGCCGGCCGGCACCTTGGCCGGCCTGGTCAAGCGGGAGCTGAAGGGCGCCGGAGCGCCCGAGATCGTCACCCTCAACACCCCCGACGACCTGCCCGCCGCGCGCGACCTGATCGCCCGGCACAGCGGCCTGGGCGGCCACGAACCCGTGATCCAGTTCCGGGTCGTGGTCTCCCCCGCCGCCGGCACCTTCACCCCGGCCGAGGAGCTCGCCGAAGGCGCCGACCTTCGCACCGGCCAGGTCATCGGTCACATCGCCACCCGGCAGGGGCCGGTCGAGGTGACCGCGCACGCCAGCGGGCTGCTCACCGAGTGGCTCGCGCACCACGAGGACCCGGTCGCCCCGGGCCAGCCCCTCGCCCGTATCGGAGGACAGCACTGA
- a CDS encoding glycosyltransferase family 2 protein has translation MTAPQPALSVVVPMFNEEGVLPLLAERLRGVLDGLGEAYEVVAVDDGSTDGTAAGLTALRAGWPELRVLRLRRNSGHQAALVAGLLRARGGYVVSLDADLQDPPEVIVEMLRRARADDLDVVYGVRADRSRDTWFKRWTAAGYYRLVRRLVGDQVPAQAGDFRLLSRAVVEALRELPERSPVLRLVVPWLGFPSGEVAYERQERAAGRTKYPLSRMAGLAAESVTSFSAAPLRVATWLGLLGVAVCGVLVVVAVLAWFAGATVSGWPSLYVAILFLGAVQLLCLGLLGEYVARIYTAVQGRPAYAVASDSAAGEAVRRDGAELADSLR, from the coding sequence GTGACCGCACCACAGCCGGCACTCTCCGTGGTGGTGCCGATGTTCAACGAGGAGGGCGTCCTGCCGCTGCTCGCCGAGCGGCTGCGTGGCGTGCTCGACGGGCTGGGCGAGGCGTACGAGGTGGTGGCCGTCGACGACGGCAGCACCGACGGCACCGCCGCCGGGCTGACCGCGCTGCGGGCCGGCTGGCCCGAGCTGCGGGTGCTGCGGTTGCGCCGCAACAGCGGCCACCAGGCGGCCCTGGTCGCCGGGCTGCTGCGCGCCCGGGGCGGATACGTGGTCAGCCTCGACGCCGACCTCCAGGACCCGCCCGAGGTGATCGTCGAGATGCTCCGCCGGGCGCGCGCCGACGATCTGGACGTGGTCTACGGCGTGCGGGCCGACCGCAGCCGGGACACCTGGTTCAAGCGGTGGACCGCGGCCGGCTACTACCGCCTGGTCCGCCGCCTGGTCGGCGACCAGGTGCCCGCCCAGGCCGGCGACTTCCGGCTGCTCAGCCGGGCCGTCGTGGAGGCGCTGCGGGAGCTGCCCGAACGCAGCCCGGTGCTCCGGCTGGTGGTGCCCTGGCTCGGCTTCCCCAGCGGCGAGGTCGCCTACGAGCGCCAGGAGCGCGCCGCCGGCCGGACCAAGTACCCGCTGTCCCGGATGGCCGGGCTGGCCGCGGAGAGCGTCACCAGCTTCTCGGCCGCCCCGCTGCGGGTGGCCACCTGGCTGGGCCTGCTCGGGGTGGCGGTCTGCGGGGTGCTCGTGGTGGTGGCGGTGCTCGCCTGGTTCGCCGGCGCGACGGTCAGCGGCTGGCCCTCGCTCTACGTGGCGATCCTCTTCCTCGGCGCGGTGCAGCTGCTCTGCCTCGGCCTGCTCGGCGAGTACGTGGCCCGGATCTACACCGCCGTCCAGGGCCGCCCGGCGTACGCGGTGGCCAGCGACAGCGCCGCCGGCGAGGCGGTCCGCCGGGACGGCGCCGAGCTGGCCGACAGCCTGCGGTGA
- a CDS encoding acyl carrier protein: MTRDEITAGLAEILEEVAGVNPDDVAEGKSFTDDLDVDSLSMVEVVVAAEEKFGVKIPDNEVQNLKTVGDAVSYIEAQS, from the coding sequence ATGACCCGTGACGAGATCACCGCCGGCCTCGCCGAGATCCTCGAAGAGGTTGCCGGGGTGAACCCGGACGACGTGGCCGAGGGGAAGTCCTTCACCGACGACCTCGACGTCGACTCGCTCTCCATGGTGGAGGTCGTGGTGGCGGCCGAGGAGAAGTTCGGCGTCAAGATCCCGGACAACGAGGTGCAGAACCTGAAGACCGTCGGGGATGCCGTCAGCTACATCGAGGCGCAGTCCTGA
- a CDS encoding ROK family protein: MSVRLSGPPAAGTRTDGLLLGIDFGGTKMAVGVADPQGQLLAQRRVPTHADRGAPQALDRALALAGELVAEVGGPLVAAGVASPGVVRPDGIDLAPNVPGWERLRLADAVRDALDVPRVAVDNDLNAAALAELRLGALRDADPGLVVGIGTGVAAAVTVGGAVVAGHRGAAGEIGYAVAGAPWPGTMLELDFSGRALDLLAADLGLPDGAAGLAAAAERPGPARDALAARVDEMARHLVTCCLLLDPQRVVLVGGVAGNALIRGLLVDRLAEVLPHRPDVVLSRFADDAALLGALTLAREAVPSPR, encoded by the coding sequence GTGAGCGTGCGGCTCTCGGGGCCCCCGGCCGCCGGCACCCGCACCGACGGGCTGCTGCTCGGCATCGACTTCGGCGGCACCAAGATGGCCGTCGGGGTGGCCGACCCGCAGGGGCAGCTCCTAGCCCAGCGGCGGGTCCCCACGCACGCCGACCGGGGCGCGCCGCAGGCCCTGGACCGGGCGCTGGCCCTCGCCGGGGAGCTGGTCGCCGAGGTCGGCGGGCCGCTCGTCGCGGCCGGGGTGGCCTCGCCCGGCGTGGTCCGGCCGGACGGCATCGATCTGGCCCCCAACGTGCCCGGCTGGGAGCGGCTGCGGCTGGCCGACGCGGTCCGGGACGCGCTCGACGTCCCGCGGGTGGCGGTGGACAACGACCTGAACGCGGCGGCCCTGGCCGAGCTGCGGCTGGGCGCGTTGCGCGACGCCGACCCGGGCCTCGTCGTGGGGATCGGCACCGGCGTGGCCGCGGCCGTGACGGTCGGGGGCGCGGTCGTGGCCGGACACCGCGGGGCGGCCGGCGAGATCGGGTACGCCGTGGCCGGCGCCCCCTGGCCGGGCACCATGCTGGAGCTGGACTTCTCCGGCCGGGCCCTGGACCTGCTCGCCGCGGACCTCGGGTTGCCGGACGGGGCAGCCGGGCTCGCCGCCGCGGCGGAGCGCCCCGGGCCGGCCCGCGACGCGCTGGCCGCCCGCGTCGACGAGATGGCCCGTCACCTGGTCACCTGCTGCCTCCTGCTGGATCCGCAGCGGGTGGTGCTGGTGGGTGGGGTGGCCGGCAACGCGTTGATCCGCGGACTGCTGGTGGACCGGCTCGCCGAGGTGCTGCCGCACCGGCCCGACGTGGTGCTGTCCCGGTTCGCCGACGACGCCGCGCTGCTCGGCGCGCTGACCCTGGCCCGCGAGGCGGTGCCCTCGCCCCGCTGA
- the fabF gene encoding beta-ketoacyl-ACP synthase II, producing the protein MSRPDVVVTGLGATTPLGGDVASTWDAMLAGRSGVSALTQEWAAQLPVRIAAQLAVDPSEVLDRVKLRRLDRSEAIALIAAQQAWADAGLADSGLDPERLAVSVGSGIGGATTLLAQDDILEASGPRRVSPHTVPMLMPNGPAAWVGLELGAKAGVHSVASACATGAEAIALGLDIIRAGRADVVVAGGTEAVIHPLPIAGFASMRAMSTRNDEPEKASRPWDKGRDGFVLGEGAGVVVLERADHAAARGARVYARLAGAGITSDAFDIVQPHAEGEGAIRAIAKAVADADVARTDIAHVNAHATSTPVGDMLEIGALRKAVGDHPLLSATKSMTGHLLGAAGALESIATILAIRDGVVPPTINLDDPDDGLTLEVAAHKARQLEIPAALNNAFGFGGHNVALVFTRA; encoded by the coding sequence ATGAGTCGTCCCGACGTCGTCGTCACCGGGCTCGGCGCGACGACCCCGCTCGGCGGGGACGTCGCGTCGACCTGGGACGCCATGCTCGCCGGCCGCTCCGGGGTGAGTGCGCTCACCCAGGAGTGGGCCGCGCAACTGCCGGTCCGGATCGCCGCCCAGCTCGCCGTGGACCCGTCCGAGGTGCTGGACCGGGTCAAGCTGCGCCGGCTGGACCGGTCCGAGGCGATCGCCCTCATCGCGGCGCAGCAGGCCTGGGCCGACGCCGGGCTGGCCGACTCCGGGCTGGACCCGGAGCGGCTGGCGGTCAGCGTCGGCTCCGGCATCGGCGGCGCCACCACCCTGCTCGCCCAGGACGACATCCTGGAGGCGTCCGGCCCGCGGCGGGTCTCCCCGCACACGGTCCCGATGCTGATGCCGAACGGTCCGGCCGCCTGGGTCGGGCTGGAGCTCGGCGCCAAGGCCGGGGTGCACTCGGTGGCCAGCGCCTGCGCGACCGGCGCGGAGGCGATCGCGCTCGGCCTGGACATCATCCGCGCCGGCCGGGCCGACGTGGTGGTGGCCGGCGGCACCGAGGCGGTCATCCACCCGCTGCCGATCGCCGGCTTCGCCTCGATGCGGGCCATGTCGACCCGCAACGACGAGCCGGAGAAGGCCTCCCGGCCGTGGGACAAGGGCCGCGACGGCTTCGTGCTCGGTGAGGGCGCGGGCGTGGTGGTGCTGGAGCGCGCCGACCATGCCGCCGCCCGCGGCGCCCGGGTGTACGCGCGCCTCGCCGGCGCCGGCATCACCTCGGACGCGTTCGACATCGTCCAGCCGCACGCCGAGGGCGAGGGCGCGATCCGGGCCATCGCGAAGGCGGTCGCCGACGCGGACGTCGCGCGGACCGACATCGCGCACGTCAACGCGCACGCCACCTCGACCCCGGTCGGCGACATGCTGGAGATCGGCGCGCTGCGCAAGGCGGTGGGCGACCACCCCTTGCTGTCAGCCACCAAGTCGATGACCGGGCACCTGCTCGGGGCGGCCGGGGCGCTGGAGTCGATCGCCACCATCCTGGCCATCCGCGACGGTGTCGTGCCGCCGACGATCAACCTGGACGACCCGGACGACGGCCTCACCCTGGAGGTCGCCGCCCACAAGGCGCGCCAGCTGGAGATCCCCGCCGCGCTGAACAACGCGTTCGGCTTCGGCGGTCACAACGTGGCTCTCGTCTTCACGCGGGCCTGA
- a CDS encoding class I SAM-dependent methyltransferase has product MEATEIRKLAVLEDTHWWYRERRVLLGRALRRLAAAGVRPERALDIGAAGGGNTRVLRAHGWRPLALEYSAEGAGVARERGLDVIRADARRLPVPSASLGLVVAFDILEHFDEDHLAAAEIRRTLRPGGTALIAVPADMRLWSAHDVAVGHVRRYDRAGLRAVVEKAGLVVDELWSWNVVLRPVAAWRRRKSTGSDLDDLHPLVNFGLRTVITTERYLPVKALPGVSLMLRAHRPA; this is encoded by the coding sequence GTGGAAGCGACCGAGATCCGCAAGCTCGCCGTGCTCGAGGACACCCACTGGTGGTACCGGGAGCGGCGGGTGCTGCTGGGCCGGGCGCTGCGCCGGCTGGCGGCGGCCGGGGTGCGGCCGGAGCGGGCGCTGGACATCGGCGCGGCCGGCGGCGGCAACACCCGGGTGCTGCGGGCACACGGCTGGCGCCCGCTCGCCCTGGAATACAGCGCGGAGGGCGCCGGGGTGGCCCGGGAGCGGGGCCTGGACGTGATCCGGGCCGACGCCCGGCGCCTGCCGGTCCCCTCGGCCAGCCTGGGGCTGGTGGTCGCCTTCGACATCCTGGAGCACTTCGACGAGGACCACCTGGCGGCCGCCGAGATCCGCCGCACCCTGCGCCCGGGCGGCACCGCACTGATCGCGGTGCCGGCCGACATGCGGCTCTGGTCGGCCCACGACGTGGCGGTCGGGCACGTGCGCCGCTACGACCGTGCCGGGCTGCGGGCGGTGGTGGAGAAGGCCGGGCTGGTCGTCGATGAACTGTGGAGCTGGAACGTGGTGCTGCGCCCGGTCGCGGCCTGGCGGCGCCGGAAGTCCACCGGCAGCGACCTGGACGACCTGCATCCGCTGGTCAACTTCGGGCTGCGCACGGTGATCACCACCGAGCGGTACCTGCCGGTGAAGGCGTTGCCCGGCGTCTCGCTGATGCTGCGGGCGCACCGCCCCGCCTGA
- a CDS encoding beta-ketoacyl-ACP synthase III: MAGSRIVAMGHYQPSRIVTNDELAQMVDTNDEWIRDRVGIVTRRIAGDETVADMATAAAGKALANSGLTAADIDLVVVATCTSVDRSPNVACRVAAKLGIAAPGAYDINTACSGFAYALGTVDHAIRAGASRNAIVIGAEKLSDFTDWTDRSTCIIFGDGAGAAVVTATAEGEPAGVGPVVWGSVPEKSDAVRIEGWRPYIAQEGQAVFRWATTALAPLALEACEKAGVAPSELAAFVPHQANARIIDGIAKRLNIPDAIIAKDIVESGNTSAASVPLALSKLVERREVPSGAPVLLFGFGGGLTYAGQVVRCP; this comes from the coding sequence ATGGCCGGGAGCCGGATCGTCGCGATGGGGCACTACCAGCCCTCGCGCATCGTGACCAACGACGAGCTCGCCCAGATGGTCGACACCAACGACGAGTGGATCCGGGACCGGGTCGGCATCGTCACCCGGCGGATCGCCGGCGACGAGACGGTGGCCGACATGGCCACCGCGGCGGCCGGCAAGGCGCTGGCCAACTCCGGCCTGACCGCCGCCGACATCGACCTCGTCGTGGTGGCCACCTGCACCTCGGTCGACCGCAGCCCGAACGTGGCCTGCCGGGTCGCCGCCAAGCTGGGCATCGCCGCCCCGGGCGCGTACGACATCAACACCGCCTGCTCCGGCTTCGCGTACGCGCTGGGCACGGTGGACCACGCGATCCGGGCCGGGGCGTCGCGCAACGCGATCGTCATCGGCGCGGAGAAGCTCTCCGACTTCACCGACTGGACCGACCGCTCGACCTGCATCATCTTCGGTGACGGCGCCGGGGCCGCGGTGGTCACCGCGACCGCCGAGGGCGAGCCGGCCGGGGTCGGGCCGGTGGTCTGGGGCTCGGTGCCGGAGAAGAGCGACGCGGTCCGCATCGAGGGCTGGCGGCCGTACATCGCGCAGGAGGGGCAGGCGGTCTTCCGCTGGGCCACCACCGCGCTGGCCCCGCTTGCGCTGGAGGCCTGCGAGAAGGCGGGGGTCGCCCCGTCGGAGCTGGCCGCGTTCGTGCCGCACCAGGCCAACGCCCGGATCATCGACGGCATCGCCAAGCGGCTGAACATCCCCGACGCGATCATCGCGAAGGACATCGTCGAGTCCGGCAACACGTCGGCGGCGAGCGTCCCGCTGGCCCTGTCCAAGCTGGTCGAGCGGCGGGAGGTGCCCTCCGGCGCCCCGGTGCTGCTGTTCGGCTTCGGTGGCGGCCTGACCTACGCCGGTCAGGTCGTCCGCTGCCCCTGA